The following DNA comes from Deinococcus cellulosilyticus NBRC 106333 = KACC 11606.
TGGGCGATCAGGAAGCCGAGAAGCAGGAGCTCAGCGTCCGTGAACGCCACAAGGGGGAACGCAAGAACGTCCCTCTGGCCGAACTGGTGCAGGAGCTTGCTGGGCGGTACAGGAACAGAACACTTTAAGAGTTTAAGCAAGGTGGGCCTCTCCAGATTTCTGGAGGGGCTTTGCTTTTGCCCAGAGCCCAGAGCCCAGAGCATACAGTGCTGGAGCCAGGGCAGGCTGTCAACTGTTCGCTGATGCAAAAGCTTTCAGGTGCTGCCCTCGGCCCTTGGCCCTCGGCTCTCAGCTAAGATGAAACCACCATGTTCCAGCCCATCCGCGAATGGTGGCAGTTTTTGCTGCGGCCCTCTTTTGAGAAAACACCTGTTTTGCATCTGAACCACACCTTTTTCCTGCTGCTGGTGTTTCAGTGCCTGCTGTCGTTTCTTTCGCTCCTGATTCCAAACGCTCTGATTCCCAATTTTGAAAAGCTTGCCGATGACAACGACGTTCGCAAGATGATAGAACAGTCCGGTCTGATCTGGACCATTCTGGGGGCAGCTTTTGTGGAGGAGGTGATCTTCCGGCTTCCCATCGGGCCTTACCGGTCCCGGTATCTGATTCCTGGTGGCCTGATGCTGGTGTTGCTGGGCTGGGCCTTCAAGTCGATGCTGTGGATGCAGGTGGTGATCGCCTTCGGGATGGGCCTCTTTGTGCTGGGCATCCTGGGGCTGCATTACGATTACAAGGACATGCTGAGGGACGTGTGGCGCAGGGCGTTCCCTGTGATGTTCTACCTGTTCGCTCTCATTTTTGCCCTGGTCCACCTGAGCAACTACAATGAAGGGCTGAAATCCCTGAATGTCTTCACGATGCTGCTGCTGGTGATCCCGCAATTTCTGGCAGGTCTGACGTTCGGCTATGTCAGACACCGCATGGGGTTCCTGAATGCCGTGGCGATTCATGCGGCGTACAATGCGGTTTTTCTGGTGCCCCTGGTGGGTTTCAGTTCGCAATGACGTTTTCGCGGGTGGGCACTTTCAGGCTGATGTACCAGATCCCCACAAGTCCAAGCCCGACAATGCAGGCTGCAATCAGCAGGGCGTAATCGGGGTTCCCCGTGCGTTTGAGGATTCGTCCGTGGACCAGCACACTGCTGATGAGGCAGGAGAGCACAATCATGCTGATGGCAAGCCCTTTGGCCCGTCTGGGCATGCCCAGGCCTGCCTGATAGTCCCGGATCAGGGGGCCAGCGATGGGCAAATTCAACAACCAGGCGTGAAATCTGGGGCTGCTGCGAGCAAAGCATGCTGCGGCCAGCAGAAAAAACACTGTCCCCGGCATACCAGGGGCGTAAAAACCCACAAATCCCAGGCCCACACAGATGAAGCCTGCTGCAATCCACAGGGGGCGAATCCAGGCAGGGGCTTGTTTCTCAGGCATGGCATCAGTCTAGTGAAAGTGACCGGATCACATGAATCAGTCACTTACAATCTGGGCAGGCACCAGCATTCCCAGATCTTCTCTGTCCTGTTTTGGTAGACAGCGCACCACCAGCGTATAAGAGTGGTCGATCAGTTCTTGGATCAGGGTTTCTGGAAGGGTGCCGTCCAGCAAAACTGTATTCCAGTGACGTTTGTTCATGTGCCAACCCGGCAGGATGTGGTCTGGATGCTCTTCCCTGAGTTTGATGGACCGTTCAGGGTTGCATTTGAGGTTCACTGAAATGGGGTCCTTGGTGATGTCAGTGAGGGCGAAAATTTTGCCCCTGACCCTGAGCACCAGCGTTTCAAATCCGAATGGAAAATCTTCTGTGGTGCCTCGTTTGCTGAGGCAATGTTCTCTGAGTTCAGTGACGGTTTGCATGCAACCATCATAACCGGAAGCAAGTCCATCAACAAAATTCGTCCATGGAATTCTGTTGTCATGCAATTTTCCTGTTCTGGGACCCTTTCCATTCAGCTGGCTTTAAGATTTTTGTGCGTTTCCTGATGCTACGCTGAGGCATGCCCACCATCATCCTGAGCAGCACCATCAATGCACCGATCGACGTGGTGTTCGATCTGAGTCGCAGCATTGATCTTCACATGATCGGTGCTGCGCACACCCGTGAAAGGGCCATCGCAGGCAGGACCAGTGGCCTGATCGGCCTGGGAGAGGATGTCACCTGGAAAGCCACCCATTTCGGCCTCCCTTTCACGCTGAGCACCCGCGTGACCCGTCTGGAGCGACCTTATTATTTTGTCAGTGAGCTGGTGAGTGGCCCTTTCAAGTCCCTGAAGCATGAGCACCGCTTTCGCATTCTGAAAAATGGCGAAACTGAGATGAAAGAGATTTTTGAGTTTAAACTTCCGCTGGGTTTCATGGGCAGCGCTGCAGAACGCGTGTTTCTGACCCGGTACTTCCAGCGTTTCCTGTCTTACCGCAACAATGCCATCTTGCAGTACGCAGAGACAGATGAATGGATGGACCTCTTGCACCCTCCCATCCATGCACCTGCAGAATGGCAATTTGGCTGAAGAAGAAACCTCCTGCAAAACACAGGAGGTTTTTAAAGAAGCTGATTGTTACTTCACGCCA
Coding sequences within:
- a CDS encoding CPBP family glutamic-type intramembrane protease, producing the protein MFQPIREWWQFLLRPSFEKTPVLHLNHTFFLLLVFQCLLSFLSLLIPNALIPNFEKLADDNDVRKMIEQSGLIWTILGAAFVEEVIFRLPIGPYRSRYLIPGGLMLVLLGWAFKSMLWMQVVIAFGMGLFVLGILGLHYDYKDMLRDVWRRAFPVMFYLFALIFALVHLSNYNEGLKSLNVFTMLLLVIPQFLAGLTFGYVRHRMGFLNAVAIHAAYNAVFLVPLVGFSSQ
- a CDS encoding YbaN family protein, which gives rise to MPEKQAPAWIRPLWIAAGFICVGLGFVGFYAPGMPGTVFFLLAAACFARSSPRFHAWLLNLPIAGPLIRDYQAGLGMPRRAKGLAISMIVLSCLISSVLVHGRILKRTGNPDYALLIAACIVGLGLVGIWYISLKVPTRENVIAN
- a CDS encoding MmcQ/YjbR family DNA-binding protein, which produces MQTVTELREHCLSKRGTTEDFPFGFETLVLRVRGKIFALTDITKDPISVNLKCNPERSIKLREEHPDHILPGWHMNKRHWNTVLLDGTLPETLIQELIDHSYTLVVRCLPKQDREDLGMLVPAQIVSD
- a CDS encoding SRPBCC family protein, coding for MPTIILSSTINAPIDVVFDLSRSIDLHMIGAAHTRERAIAGRTSGLIGLGEDVTWKATHFGLPFTLSTRVTRLERPYYFVSELVSGPFKSLKHEHRFRILKNGETEMKEIFEFKLPLGFMGSAAERVFLTRYFQRFLSYRNNAILQYAETDEWMDLLHPPIHAPAEWQFG